In Sesamum indicum cultivar Zhongzhi No. 13 linkage group LG8, S_indicum_v1.0, whole genome shotgun sequence, the sequence AGCAATCATCAGTGCAATTCAACAAACATAGGAACACACATCAAGTGCATGGCGTGGAAAATATTTCATCTTCTGTGAGGCCAAGACTAGTGCAACTGGCGTATTTTCTCAATGTAGACAGGATAGTGATGTCATATTTGAAGCTCTGATTCTGTAAACCAGTAAATGAGTTGCACTGACAAATGAACTTACTTTGGGTAAGGTGATgagaaatttgttttctttggtGCAATCTCAGGCAATACATAATTAACTGAAGCACTTGATGCCTCCAAAGAATTGACTTCCACAGACGAAGGGATGGAACTCGATGCAGTAGGTGTGATCTCTATCTTACTAGCTTGGGTGGAACCAGAACCAGTGCTTGGAGTTGGAGTTGGAGAAGTTGGTGGCTTTAGATCCTCATAGCTACAAGAAGATATACAGGTAGTGTCAGAAGCAATCATCAGTGCATTTAACACTAACATAGGATTTTGACAACACACATAAAGGGCATGAAGTGgaaaatatttcatcttttgtGAGGCCAACACTAGTGCAACTGGCGTATTATCGCAATGTAGACAGGATAATGAGAAGctccaagaaaagaaataatatcaattctgTAAACCAGTAAATGAGTTACACTGAGCAAATGAGCTTACTTCGGGTAAGGTGATgagaaatttgttttccttggtGCAATCTCAGGTAATACATCATTAATTGAAGTACTTGATGTCTCCAAAGAATTGACTTCCACAGACGTAGAGATGGAACTCGATGCAATAGGTGTGATCTCTATCTTACTAGCCTGGGTGGAACCAGAACCAGTGCTTGGTGTAGGAGTTGGAGAAGTTGGTGGCTTTACATCTTCATACCTACAAGAAGATGCAATAAGATGTGAAGGAAATTTTCGGGAAGAAATTGAATCTTCAGAAATAGGAATTCAACTCACATAGTATATGGAGACGAGGATCTTGCTGTAGTTGCTTTTATTTGCTCAGGTTCTTTCTCGGTGTAGGTGCTGTCTGGAACAACAGGTTGCAATTCATCTGCCTCATCTGATTCCTAATAGCACAGTTACTGATTAAGTAAACATTATTCACTCGGAAAGTTCTAAACCTCATTACTTGACAACAACCAAAATCCTTTAAACACAAGCAGCCTAAGCATATGTGAACAAGTCTTAAATGAACAAATGCTGTTGAAattgttttttccttcaaagGCTACTAAAAGAAAGTACCTTTTGAGGGTAAACTTCTTCGCGCTGAGATGGTATCTTTTTTATGAGATCTCCAAGAGGAGTCAAAGGAGATGTAGTTTCCGCAATTACTTCCACAACTTTACAGTATGAGAGGCTGCGGTTTCTGGCCATGAATGCCACTAGTTCTGCTACCTGGTTTAAACAGCAGGAGTTAGTACATTCCCATTTCAGTATGTTCAGCCCTTAcgtaataattgaaaaaaatcatacaagaAAATGCTTTAACCACCAGTAAGGCATGTGTATGTAGAAATTTGAGATGCATTAATTGATCATGGACATAGTAACTTGTCATAAACTACTGAATAATAACTCCATTTATCTTATGATTCCCTGAAAAACAGGTAGGTTCATCATTGGATTCAACCTTGCGCTTCCTAAACTAGCTAATGCATGTAAatgtcaaaagaaaagaacctGCAGATTTGACACTTGGCCACCAAATAATGTATCCTCCTCTGACAAAGTAATATTATGAGTTTCCTTGTAAGAATCAGTAGGTCGCTCCATTCCTCCAGGTCTCACTATCTGCAACAATATTGTAACATGAGTAGCAAGTCCTATGAAAAGAAGTAACGCATCATAGCATCATCTCTTTCCACATGCTATAGGTGTGCTCCAAAAGAACTCACAGTATATGGAAGACCACTGGCAAGAAGTGCTTCTTCTGCTTTCCTTTTCCAGCAGAGGACTCCCCAGAACAAACTTTTGCACAGAAGCATAGAAAAGTCAAGAACAAAAAAGACCAacagaaattctcttcttgaCAGCCTACCAAGAAGTGGGTTATAATGGAAATGAGAAACTTTAACCTTACTTCAGGATAGCAGCAGGAAATCCAAATTTGTTTGTTCCCAGAGATGTGAGCAAAATGAAGTGGTCAACTTTTGCAGAAGTTGCTGCATAGAAAATGGCATTATTGTAGCAACACTTAtataacaagaacaagaaatgtTAACCCTGAACTTATTGTACTGTTCCCTGTGGGTTCGAATTCAGGACCCAAAATGAGACTGGTCAAGCTAAAGAACATAAATGCAACTTTCTGGAATCAGTCATACCTAACCAATGATTTAAGTGAACATACTACTGATGCAAAGATGGCAAGAACAACGGAAATACATGTTCATTTCCGTATCAGTGCGTCATGTGTGCCACATTGGTTTCACAATTTGGAGAACAAGTAGACTATAACAATATCTCGACACCAATGTCGTGCATTTCCCTTCACTTAGTTCCAAATTCACTTTCAATCATACATGGCAGGTTAACTTCACAACGGGCAGTTCTTGGTTATTTTAGTCAGTCATGCTAAAGCAAAAGGCAAATCAGAACTTGTTTCACCTGCATCAATCAGGTTTTTGGTTGCCAGGTAGTCAATTCGGTATGGTCCAGTTACATCAAAAATCTCCTTCTCGCTGGCACCAATGCAGCATATAACAATTGATGAGTTGCCCAGTGCAGGCCCTATCTGGTCCGGTTTCTCCAGATCACACTCCACGAGTTCAAACTTATCTGTAGCTGGGCTAAAGACCAAACAACTATAAAAGATTTTCCTCATTGGCAAGTAGCcatgtaaaatatatcaacCTAAACAAGCAAACATAGTGGCGATAACAAGATCAAACCAACTACACCAGCCACAACTTCACTGTATGGCACTCTGAAAAGCTCTAAATCTTACGTTGAGTGCCTCCTGCCACATCATCCAGTTTCATGTTCTGAACGCTCTGTTTAAGGAGACAAACTATCTTCATGAATCACAGGTTTGCGAAGAATATTCTTACTTAGGAAATacctaataattataactcaTACTTGTACAAGGGATTCAGCTCTCTGAATACTACGAACAGCAGCTCGAACTCTGAATCCTAATTTTAGGAGTTCCCTGCAGGAAACTATGCTTTTTAGCAACTACAGATCAATTGATAACTTCATGTACCTGAAGCTTTATACAAGTAAAGAAGTGAAAACCGCACCTCACAGTTCGTGATCCAACTCTGCCAGTTGCCCCAGCTACATAGACAAGATTTTCATCCTTTTGGTCACCATCACTTGAAGTAGGATCTTGTGCCTgtgatttgatttttgtggTGCCTTACAGAAGAGCACAGAAGTACAGTGAATTGAAGTCGGGAGATACTCCGTCAAGCATTAAACATCTTTAAACAAAATGTGAATGCAATATGCTACCACCAGAATAAAGAATTGACTTAAATGTATACAAAGTCACCACAGCAGACACCACATTCTCTTGTCATAAAAGATGGCAATACTTTTGCAATGAAACGTCACGGGCTATATTGCCCAggtaagaaaaaattttacaaatctCTCTGGTAAAGagaaggaaataaatttgaactagaAACACTTTTCAAGAAACTCTGACATTACGTTCTTCACATATCTGTTTAGGTAGAGATTATCAATCAGCAGTCGGCAGAACTAAGAAGTCACAGAAATCCATCGAAAGAGTTTCAACAAAAGAATCACACCAAAACAGACATCTTTCTTGTTCTCCAatattatgccaaatttcaagACCAAGACAAGCAACTTGGAGAAagcagaaaaagagaaaagccCAGAAGGAATTCTTATTCAACTCAATCTACCACACAACCgaaaaaagagcaaaatcATGTCAAAAGGGTTCCCCCAAAACTCGCTAAAACATACCTGATCTTCGAGCTCTCAAATCACGACATTTAAGCCTTCTGTCATCTGGGCACGTTCTCCTGCTACCAGGCAACTTGAAACTGGTCTGCCCACATAAAAGTGGCTTCTCCAACAGCCCACTTCGAGGAATGCTGCTGACTGTGGGAGACTGAATGCAGCGGAGTTCCATCGTAGGCAGTTCTGTGGAGAGAATACCAACGATTATCTTGGAGACGTTTTTATAAGCTTCTTGTATATGAGGAGCAATGATGCGATCCATATCCAAGACATGTTACTACAGGTCCCACGTTCGGTCCCCGCAAAGGCAAAGAGCTAACTTGATGGGAAATTGCGTCCACATATTTTGGTATGCCATGCTTCCTTTTCGCCCGAGGATTTTAGTTTACGTAAAAGGAGAAGGCAGAGCAGATGAATGGGAAGCGTAACTTCACTCAAACGGCGGTAACTAGTTTTTAAATTCTGAGTGATGAATCGCAATGGAGTTGTTTGTCTGAGTCTACAAATTCCTTTTCTAAGACTGATCCACACCACCGGTGTTGTTAGAGACCTAAGAGCTCCTAAAGTCgtacaataaaatattcaaaaaataaaagaaaaaattgcttcttatttattttccaaacACAACAAGATTCattttgtttgatatttttgactaaatttgtgagtcaaattattatttaaattcattatatagTTTAACAATCTTTTGcttctaattattataaatttttgtatgatttaatttattatttatttatttcacaaaacaatattaaatttgaataattatttaaaaaatatcttattttattttttacattaaactTGTGCCGAAACCGAACTTTCCATGAGTTAGCTtaagtttaaaaatgaatttaattaaggCCGGTTTAAAAACTTAGGACCAACCAAGACCAGAATAAACAATAGTTAGCTAACCATGGGTTGGGCTTTTTTTATTCGGCCCGCCCACTGTGAGCATTGCGTTCAAAATAGTCCATCTGATGTTGTCTAATTGTAGTTGAGCTTCTTGTCTGCTGAAACTCTTTcaagaaatacatttatcttGAGTTTTTCTATGAAATCAAGTTGCTCGAAGGCTAGAATTTGATCTATTTCGATGAGGAGACCAAGGCCCTAGTGTATGGAATTTAGCATCCGTACCTCTCTgtcaaacataatatttagaCACTACCCTATAAATTTTGGCACTTTACGCATTTGCAACAAAATGACCACATAATATTACGTGAAAATCCCCCAGTTCCGTTCAAACTTCAACTATTTCAGCGTATTTAGCAATGCAATGCTTCTTAAAACAAGAACGTAGACCTTTGGTGAAAGGTTATTCTTAACCAATGATCATATCACCTGTAGCGAAGCATAACCAACGAACCCCGTGCACAATTATCTTTTTTGAACTGAGAACCAACGTATACAACACCAATCCACACTTCAAGTTCATCTCGACTAACATCCATATCATGAAAGAACCAGTGGAGAACCTTCCTATTATgacatttataaatacaaacatGCATTCACGGTGTTGCATGGAGTAAGGCAATGAAGTTTCTTGCTAACTCCACCGAACTATGTATTGAGCTGTATGTGTGGTAATCACTGCAAACTTGAACTAAAATGCAGCTTAAGCCAATTGCAATTCTTCCTCACGCTTCAAGTCAAAAACCTTAACAAGGACGTCCTCCACAACCTGGATAagcaaacaaataaaagaaggcATAATTAGTTGCTTCATAACTTGTGAATCAATCTGTGCAGGAGAAAGATTGTTCCATCATATGTGGAGATTGAGCTGGACAATGTTGACCTAAAGCGAAAACAAGAGGAGCTAAGCAGAATTACCTTATCGGGAGTAGATGCACCAGATGTTATGCCAATTGTGACAGGACCCTCTGGTAACCAGTTCTCTTTCTCCACCAACTCACCATGCTGTATggaatatttagaaaattagagaATGTCCATAACATAGAGCCGATCATTAGTTAGAACAATCAGCACATACCATCAACTTGTAACTGATTTTGTTTCCAGGACCAATTCTTTTCTCACTGTCAATCCAATATGATGGAATTCCACGTTCTTCTGCAATTTCTTGTAGGTGTGAGGTGTTGCTCGAGTTCCATCCACCAACAACTAGCATGAGATCCAACTGTTGATCGACTAATTTATACATTGCATCTTGCCGTTcctaaagaaatgaaatgaggACAGGTCAAATGTGAAGCAAAATGTATTAAACTGAACAAATAGACAACAGTATAGCATTTGGAAGGT encodes:
- the LOC105169603 gene encoding protein TIC 62, chloroplastic isoform X1 — its product is MDRIIAPHIQEAYKNVSKIIVGILSTELPTMELRCIQSPTVSSIPRSGLLEKPLLCGQTSFKLPGSRRTCPDDRRLKCRDLRARRSGTTKIKSQAQDPTSSDGDQKDENLVYVAGATGRVGSRTVRELLKLGFRVRAAVRSIQRAESLVQSVQNMKLDDVAGGTQPTDKFELVECDLEKPDQIGPALGNSSIVICCIGASEKEIFDVTGPYRIDYLATKNLIDAATSAKVDHFILLTSLGTNKFGFPAAILNLFWGVLCWKRKAEEALLASGLPYTIVRPGGMERPTDSYKETHNITLSEEDTLFGGQVSNLQVAELVAFMARNRSLSYCKVVEVIAETTSPLTPLGDLIKKIPSQREEVYPQKESDEADELQPVVPDSTYTEKEPEQIKATTARSSSPYTMYEDVKPPTSPTPTPSTGSGSTQASKIEITPIASSSISTSVEVNSLETSSTSINDVLPEIAPRKTNFSSPYPNYEDLKPPTSPTPTPSTGSGSTQASKIEITPTASSSIPSSVEVNSLEASSASVNYVLPEIAPKKTNFSSPYPNYEDLKPPTSPTPTPSTGSGSTKASYTDTMVAAASPTSSSLEVNSSQELSIAIENVTPLTIPKRASPSSPYPNYEDLKPPSSPTPTPSRSKEVPSISLASTEAASQLTGGNDVAKSESTEVGNGPAKPSASDHSPYLAYDDLKPPSPLSPSVPTVPGNAAEEKLEDMKYHTESKTRPLSPYTMYEELKPPSSPTPSPPRKL
- the LOC105169603 gene encoding protein TIC 62, chloroplastic isoform X2, whose amino-acid sequence is MDRIIAPHIQEAYKNVSKIIVGILSTELPTMELRCIQSPTVSSIPRSGLLEKPLLCGQTSFKLPGSRRTCPDDRRLKCRDLRARRSGTTKIKSQAQDPTSSDGDQKDENLVYVAGATGRVGSRTVRELLKLGFRVRAAVRSIQRAESLVQSVQNMKLDDVAGGTQHKFELVECDLEKPDQIGPALGNSSIVICCIGASEKEIFDVTGPYRIDYLATKNLIDAATSAKVDHFILLTSLGTNKFGFPAAILNLFWGVLCWKRKAEEALLASGLPYTIVRPGGMERPTDSYKETHNITLSEEDTLFGGQVSNLQVAELVAFMARNRSLSYCKVVEVIAETTSPLTPLGDLIKKIPSQREEVYPQKESDEADELQPVVPDSTYTEKEPEQIKATTARSSSPYTMYEDVKPPTSPTPTPSTGSGSTQASKIEITPIASSSISTSVEVNSLETSSTSINDVLPEIAPRKTNFSSPYPNYEDLKPPTSPTPTPSTGSGSTQASKIEITPTASSSIPSSVEVNSLEASSASVNYVLPEIAPKKTNFSSPYPNYEDLKPPTSPTPTPSTGSGSTKASYTDTMVAAASPTSSSLEVNSSQELSIAIENVTPLTIPKRASPSSPYPNYEDLKPPSSPTPTPSRSKEVPSISLASTEAASQLTGGNDVAKSESTEVGNGPAKPSASDHSPYLAYDDLKPPSPLSPSVPTVPGNAAEEKLEDMKYHTESKTRPLSPYTMYEELKPPSSPTPSPPRKL